From Desulfuromonas soudanensis, the proteins below share one genomic window:
- a CDS encoding manganese efflux pump MntP family protein — protein sequence MDLLTLFGIALALAMDAFAVALGAGLILQPLTRRHLFRLGFHFGLFQALMPVIGWLAGLTIQHWIAAYDHWVAFALLAFVGARMVREAFADDDPDKAGSDPTRGLTLILLSVATSIDALAVGLSLALVGVSIWLPATIIGLVAGVLTVIGMLLGRRIGAAWGRRVEVAGGLVLIGIGLRILLEHTLFS from the coding sequence ATGGACCTGCTGACCCTATTCGGTATCGCCCTGGCCCTGGCCATGGACGCCTTTGCCGTCGCCCTCGGGGCCGGGCTGATTCTCCAACCCCTGACCCGCCGTCATCTTTTTCGCCTTGGTTTTCATTTCGGACTCTTTCAGGCCCTGATGCCGGTCATCGGCTGGCTGGCCGGCCTTACGATCCAACACTGGATCGCCGCTTACGACCACTGGGTGGCCTTTGCCCTGCTGGCCTTCGTCGGCGCCCGGATGGTGCGGGAAGCCTTTGCCGACGACGATCCCGACAAGGCCGGCAGCGATCCGACCCGGGGGTTGACCCTGATCCTCCTCTCCGTCGCCACCAGCATCGACGCCCTGGCCGTCGGCCTTTCCCTGGCGCTGGTCGGCGTCAGCATCTGGCTGCCGGCGACCATCATCGGTCTGGTCGCCGGGGTCCTGACGGTGATCGGCATGCTTCTCGGCCGGCGCATCGGTGCCGCCTGGGGGCGCCGGGTCGAAGTCGCAGGCGGCCTGGTCCTGATCGGCATCGGGCTGCGGATCCTCCTCGAACACACCCTCTTTTCATGA